From Rhinolophus sinicus isolate RSC01 linkage group LG15, ASM3656204v1, whole genome shotgun sequence, the proteins below share one genomic window:
- the ATPAF2 gene encoding ATP synthase mitochondrial F1 complex assembly factor 2 isoform X2 has product MWRNCPRLRHWGRRLLNWSPGGPTTSVGPGPNTLSPSRDYAPPAERKRFYQNVSITQGEGGFEINLDHRKLKTPQAKLFTVPSEALAVAVATEWDSQQDTIKFYTMHLTTLCNTSLDNPTQRNKDQLIRAAVKFLDTDTICYRVEEPQTLVELQKNEWDPIIDWTEKRYGVEIGSSTSIMGPSIPARTREVLFSHLASYNMWALQGIEFVVAQLKSMVLALGLMDLRLTVEQAVLLSRLEEEYQIQKWGNVEWAHDYELQELRARTAAGTLFVHLCSESSTLKHKLLQE; this is encoded by the exons ATGTGGAGGAACTGCCCCCGCCTGCGGCATTGGGGGCGCCGTCTCCTGAACTGGTCGCCAGGTGGCCCCACGACCTCCGTGGGGCCGGGGCCAAACACCCTGTCCCCATCCCGGGACTACGCGCCCCCGGCAG AAAGGAAGAGGTTCTATCAGAATGTCAGCATTACGCAGGGTGAAG GTGGCTTTGAGATAAACCTGGACCACAGGAAGCTGAAAACTCCCCAAGCCAAGCTCTTCACTGTCCCCAGCGAGGCCCTGGCCGTCGCAGTGGCCACCGAGTGGGACTCCCAGCAGGACACCATCAAGTTCTACACCATGCACCTG ACCACACTGTGCAACACGTCTTTAGACAACCCAACCCAGCGAAACAAGGACCAGCTGATCCGGGCGGCTGTGAAGTTTCTGGACACCGACACCATCTG CTACAGGGTAGAAGAACCACAGACATTAGTGGAACTTCAAAAGAACGAATGGGACCCCATCATAGACTGGACCGAGAAGAG GTACGGCGTGGAGATCGGCTCCTCCACCAGCATCATGGGGCCCAGCATCCCAGCCAGGACTCGGGAGGTACTCTTCAGCCATCTGGCCTCTTACAACATGTGGGCCCTACAAG GGATTGAGTTTGTGGTGGCCCAGCTCAAGTCCATGGTGCTGGCCTTGGGCCTGATGGACCTGCGCCTGACAGTGGAGCAGGCCGTGCTGCTGTCGCGCCTGGAGGAGGAGTACCAG ATCCAAAAGTGGGGCAATGTTGAGTGGGCCCATGACTACGAGCTGCAGGAGCTGCGTGCGCGCACGGCCGCCGGCACCCTCTTCGTCCACCTCTGCTCCGAGAGCAGCACGCTCAAGCACAAGCTGCTGCAGGAGTGA
- the GID4 gene encoding LOW QUALITY PROTEIN: glucose-induced degradation protein 4 homolog (The sequence of the model RefSeq protein was modified relative to this genomic sequence to represent the inferred CDS: inserted 2 bases in 2 codons) has protein sequence MTPTACRHSRASCARPQSISITNALRPAPFTPRCGKKTTSPRGRLAHPATCFSPLANGWKRRVSLLPPPWRARANRKGWCVYVCVRACVSVCVCARVCVCMFVCVAALGQVRKGTQLRTRRRSSQVPGSRWRPERSVRRQRAGGPPXRPNHARARPGPSLPATLLGSRAAAAVPLPXPPALAPGDPAMPVRTECPPPAGASAASAASLIPPPPINTQQPGVATSLLYSGSKFRGHQKSKGNSYDVEVVLQHVDTGNSYLCGYLRIKGLTEEYPTLTTFFEGEIISKKHPFLTRKWDADEDVDRKHWGKFLAFYQYAKSFNSDDFDYAELKDGDYVFMRWKEQFLVPDHTIKDISGASFAGFYYICFQKSAASIEGYYYHRSSEWYQSLNLTHVPEHSAPIYEFR, from the exons ATGACACCGACGGCGTGCCGTCACTCGCGCGCCTCCTGCGCACGCCCTCAGTCAATCAGCATCACAAATGCACTTCGCCCCGCCCCCTTCACGCCGCGCTGCGGGAAGAAGACTACAAGTCCCAGAGGGCGTCTCGCGCACCCCGCCACGTGTTTTTCTCCTCTCGCCAATGGGTGGAAGCGCCGCGTGAGCCTGCTCCCGCCCCCCTGGCGCGCCCGGGCCAATCGGAAGGGgtggtgtgtatatgtgtgtgtgcgcgcgtgtgtgagtgtgtgtgtgtgcgcgcgcgtgtgtgtgtgtatgtttgtgtgtgtggctgcGCTAGGGCAAGTGAGGAAGGGGACTCAGCTCAGGACGAGGAGGCGCTCCTCGCAGGTCCCGGGGTCCAGGTGGCGGCCGGAGCGCTCGGTCCGCAGGCAGCGGGCGGGTGGTCCAC CCCGCCCCAACCACGCGCGTGCGCGCcccggcccctccctccctgccaccctcctCGGCTCCCGCGCGGCGGCGGCggttcctctcc ctcccccagccctggctccgGGGGACCCCGCGATGCCGGTCCGCACTGAGTGTCCCCCGCCGGCCGGTGCCTCGGCCGCCTCCGCGGCCTCTCTCATCCCGCCGCCGCCCATCAACACCCAGCAGCCCGGCGTGGCCACCAGCCTGCTCTACAGCGGCTCCAAGTTCCGCGGCCACCAGAAGAGCAAGGGGAACTCGTACGACGTAGAGGTGGTGCTGCAG CACGTGGACACGGGGAACTCTTACCTGTGCGGGTACCTGAGGATTAAAGGCCTTACCGAG GAGTATCCAACCCTTACAACCTTCTTTGAAGGAGAAATAATCAGCAAAAAACACCCTTTCTTAACTCGAAAGTGGGATGCGGATGAAGATGTTGATCGGAAACACTGG GGCAAGTTTCTGGCATTTTATCAGTACGCAAAGTCATTCAATTCCGACGACTTTGACTATGCAGAGCTGAAGGACGGCGACTATGTCTTCATGAGGTGGAAG GAGCAGTTCCTGGTCCCGGACCACACGATCAAAGACATCAGCGGTGCTTCCTTTGCCGGGTTCTACTACATCTGCTTCCAAAAGTCGGCAGCCTCCATAGAGGGCTACTATTACCATAGGAGCTCAGAATG GTATCAGTCGCTCAATCTAACCCATGTTCCTGAACACAGCGCACCCATCTATGAATTCCGGTGA
- the ATPAF2 gene encoding ATP synthase mitochondrial F1 complex assembly factor 2 isoform X1, giving the protein MGGGGGRTWEGNTRATNKTGCLRFPSTWLSGTGRKPGCVDTSEEPEGAWSQEGGKERKRFYQNVSITQGEGGFEINLDHRKLKTPQAKLFTVPSEALAVAVATEWDSQQDTIKFYTMHLTTLCNTSLDNPTQRNKDQLIRAAVKFLDTDTICYRVEEPQTLVELQKNEWDPIIDWTEKRYGVEIGSSTSIMGPSIPARTREVLFSHLASYNMWALQGIEFVVAQLKSMVLALGLMDLRLTVEQAVLLSRLEEEYQIQKWGNVEWAHDYELQELRARTAAGTLFVHLCSESSTLKHKLLQE; this is encoded by the exons atggggggagggggtggcaggaCATGGGAAGGAAATACCCGAGCGACAAATAAAACTGGGTGCCTTAGGTTCCCCAGCACATGGCTGTCGGGGACTGGGAGGAAGCCTGGCTGTGTGGATACAAGTGAAGAGCCCGAGGGTGCCTGGAgtcaggaaggaggaaaag AAAGGAAGAGGTTCTATCAGAATGTCAGCATTACGCAGGGTGAAG GTGGCTTTGAGATAAACCTGGACCACAGGAAGCTGAAAACTCCCCAAGCCAAGCTCTTCACTGTCCCCAGCGAGGCCCTGGCCGTCGCAGTGGCCACCGAGTGGGACTCCCAGCAGGACACCATCAAGTTCTACACCATGCACCTG ACCACACTGTGCAACACGTCTTTAGACAACCCAACCCAGCGAAACAAGGACCAGCTGATCCGGGCGGCTGTGAAGTTTCTGGACACCGACACCATCTG CTACAGGGTAGAAGAACCACAGACATTAGTGGAACTTCAAAAGAACGAATGGGACCCCATCATAGACTGGACCGAGAAGAG GTACGGCGTGGAGATCGGCTCCTCCACCAGCATCATGGGGCCCAGCATCCCAGCCAGGACTCGGGAGGTACTCTTCAGCCATCTGGCCTCTTACAACATGTGGGCCCTACAAG GGATTGAGTTTGTGGTGGCCCAGCTCAAGTCCATGGTGCTGGCCTTGGGCCTGATGGACCTGCGCCTGACAGTGGAGCAGGCCGTGCTGCTGTCGCGCCTGGAGGAGGAGTACCAG ATCCAAAAGTGGGGCAATGTTGAGTGGGCCCATGACTACGAGCTGCAGGAGCTGCGTGCGCGCACGGCCGCCGGCACCCTCTTCGTCCACCTCTGCTCCGAGAGCAGCACGCTCAAGCACAAGCTGCTGCAGGAGTGA